GCCATGCGATTTAACAGGGTTTTAGCAATTAGCACTATTGGCTTTTTTACACATTTTGTAGTGGAATTCCTCAAAGCAGGTAAAGTTGTTTAACCATTTAATTCCTTATTTTAGCTAACCGGATATAACCCCCCGTTATTATATATGCACACAGTTAAGGAGAAGAATAACGTTCACATTCGTGGTAAAGCCGACGCTGCGCAAACCATCATCTTCGGCCATGGCTTTGGCTCAGACCAAACAGCATTTGAACCCCTGGTAAAGGCTTTTGAAGCAGATTATAAGATTGTGCTCTTCGACAATGTGGGTGGTGGCAAGGCAGATATCAATGCCTTTAGTCCATCCCGCTATAGCAGTATACAGGGTTATGTAACGGATCTGGGCGACCTGCTTCGGGAGCTGCAACTGTCGGATATAATATATGTAGGCCATTCTGTGAACGGGATGATAGGCCTGCTCTCCGCTATTAAATATCCATCTTATTTTAATAAACTGGTACTGCTGGGTAGCAGCCCCCGCTACCTGAACGAGCCTGAAAGTGGCTATATAGGCGGGTTTAACATGGAAGCCCTGGAGCAACTGTACCACGCTATGAGCACAAATTACTATGCCTGGGCAAGCGGCTTTGCCCAACTGGTGGTGCAGAACCACGACAGACCTGAGCTGGCAGCCAGTTTTGCCAAAAGCTTATCCTCTATCCGGGCAGATATTGCATTGTCTGTGGCAAAAGCTATCTTTGAGATGGATCACCGGAGTGATCTGGGTAAATCCAGCATCCCTGCTATGATTGTGCAAACCACAGAAGATCCGGCAGTGCCGAAGGTAGTAGGAGCCTATATGCATCAGCATATTCTTAACAGTCAGCTGGCTACCGTGGATACCGAAGGGCATTTCCCCCATGTGAGTGCACCGGAAGAAGTGATCAGTATTATTAAGTCCTTTATATAAACAGCTATTTACAGTGACACGCTGGGAAAGAACTGCGCTTACATTTATCAGTCAGACGAGTGATTGGGACAGGAACAGGGATAGTACTTCATTCATTCCCTTCAGTATATCCCTGCTGCGGGAATTGTTTGGGGCCTATAGCTCCCTGCTACTGGATTTTGAGGATGCTTATACCGCCAAGGTAAAAGCAGCGAGCCCGTCATACCTGAATGATCTGATCCTGAACCCGGGTCCGATCATCGCATTGCTGGAGCAGCATCATTTTAAGGCAATATACTGGGCACAGATACCTGAAAGAAACCCCTTTGATGATTTGCTGCAGGCGCTTTCTTCGGCCGTTATATTGCCTGTAAAAGCGCATGGTGTGAATGGAGTGATCCTGTTTGGATGGAGTGAACCGCAGATTTTTGATGCCCCGGCAAGGGAGTCACTGGAGATTATCCAGGGGCGCCTGAGGGAGATCTTACAGCAATCTTATAACCAGCGCGTGCTGAGCGGTACTATGTTGCGCTTTACAGCTATCATGCATGCTATGCCACAGGCAATCGTGTTCATTGGGAATGATGGACATTCCGGTTGGGTGAATGCGGCTGCTGCAAGTCTTTTGCAACTGGAGCGATCCGGAGAGCAGCCTCCTCATGTTTTATCTGCTGTGATGGGGCAATTGATTAATAGTGCGGAGAATAAGGAGCATATTAATAATGAAGCCCTGCAGTTGTTTATGTCACCGGATAATCAAATGAAAGATATGAGATGGGAGATACCCGGGAATACGCTATCAGTATCCTGCATGCCGGTAGATGGAATCGGGCGACTGTGGGAATTTAAGAAATTGTAAAGAGCGGCCCAACCAGGCCGCTCTTTATTTAATTACTGATTTCATCCTTCGCACTTAGCTTCCACTCATTATCATAAAATCCTGCTGTCTTCACTTCCGTTTCTTTTCCTTTTAATAACTCCACAGAGAAGATCATATAATCCGGGAATCCACTTCCGCCCGCAAAATACTGGTTCGCTTCCGCAGCACGCATTCCTTTCAAACCCGTACCACCAATTACCGCTACTGCAGCAATCTTACTATCCATTCTCGGGTACATAAAATATCCCGCCAGCGCATCGCCGGTATAATTCTTATCACCCACAGAGATCTTTCCCCTGCTCATTTGCACCGGTGAATTTTTCATCAGCAAAGAATAGGCTTTATTAGTTGTCGCATTGCCATAAATGATCACACCTCTGTCAGCATAATCGCCTGCTTTGAAATCCTTGTCAGCTACGATGTCTACAGCACCATTGCCCCTGTAATACCAGGTTTCCGCATCGTATCGCGCCTTATTCAATGACCAGGCATTTTCCTCAGCAGTACCAATTGTACCATATACAAATACCATCCGGTGATTGAATGCTTCTTTCAGCGTACCATTTCTTACAATACCTTTATCTGTATCTGCAGGGGCCTTGCCGATGCTCCACTGTGCACCATGTTGCAGGTACAAAACTTTTTCACCACCATTATATTTAATGGTTTGTCCATCCAGCACAATGTCTCCTGCTCCAAAATCTTTCAGGTCCAAAGCCAGCACCTGTACATTTTCTGTCGTACCACTAACGTTATTACCTGTACGGCGTAATTTCACACGACTGTATGCCAGTGCATGTTGTTGCTGTAATACCTGTACCCAATGATATTTGGAAGAGATGGCAGTACTCGCCGTGGTGAAGTCTATCTCCTTTACACTACTATCCGCAGGAATTGTATGCCATTTGAAATAAGAGAATAAAGGACCCCAGTCTACACAGGTATCTCCATACCAATGTTCGCCGCCCGGATATTCATAATAACTGAAATCAGGATGGAAATTTGCCAGGATCTTTTTCATTTGCCTTGCATAGTCTACAGATACTACACGATCACTGTCACCATGCAAGATGTATACACCGCCTGCTTTATAGTTATTCGCTAATTTGAAAGTATTGCTTGGATTGCTGGCTCTCAACAGGATCTCTTCGGTATTATTCTTTGGTGAATCAGGGATCAGCCCATCGGCAGAACCATAGCCCATTAAAGTAGGATAACCGGAACAAGGCGCAATCGCTGCCCATTTACCAGGGAAGGTAGCACCTAAAATCCAGGTACCATGACCTCCCATGGAATGCCCTGTCAGGTAGATCCTTTCAGGGTCTGGTTTAAATTCCTGTGTGGCGATGTTCAGCACTTCCATTGCATCGAGTCTGCCCCAGTCTTCCCAGTTAAAACCGCGTGGCCTTCTGTTGGTTGGTGCTGCCAATACACCCCAGTCTTTGTATTTATAGGCGTTGGCCTGGTTGATGGCCTGAACTTCTGCACCATGTACGGAGAGGAACAACGCAGGAGCCTT
This window of the Chitinophaga sancti genome carries:
- a CDS encoding alpha/beta fold hydrolase codes for the protein MHTVKEKNNVHIRGKADAAQTIIFGHGFGSDQTAFEPLVKAFEADYKIVLFDNVGGGKADINAFSPSRYSSIQGYVTDLGDLLRELQLSDIIYVGHSVNGMIGLLSAIKYPSYFNKLVLLGSSPRYLNEPESGYIGGFNMEALEQLYHAMSTNYYAWASGFAQLVVQNHDRPELAASFAKSLSSIRADIALSVAKAIFEMDHRSDLGKSSIPAMIVQTTEDPAVPKVVGAYMHQHILNSQLATVDTEGHFPHVSAPEEVISIIKSFI
- a CDS encoding carboxylesterase family protein → MRRLFLALALLAGNALFAQDGYVFKEGLMSGPCHQYGRTALFTDQLAYAFSNGSLQAPTNGSNSFDGEHWQTVTAGEDGAFSGKALTNGYIYVTYNSPKAQTAILNIAGHSMVYVNGVPHAGDMYRYGWMFTPVQLKQGVNEFYIRTMKGWGRQGLRAKLTFPAQPVYLSVADSTMPFIVKGKDNSGLWAAVVVINTSDKALKGLQIKATVQGKTLTTTLPDIAPLATRKVGFMMDASAAASDHNSVALALSSQNKVIDHKEMALKTVNASEHYSSTFVSGIDGSVQYYAISPQLNPGGKAPALFLSVHGAEVQAINQANAYKYKDWGVLAAPTNRRPRGFNWEDWGRLDAMEVLNIATQEFKPDPERIYLTGHSMGGHGTWILGATFPGKWAAIAPCSGYPTLMGYGSADGLIPDSPKNNTEEILLRASNPSNTFKLANNYKAGGVYILHGDSDRVVSVDYARQMKKILANFHPDFSYYEYPGGEHWYGDTCVDWGPLFSYFKWHTIPADSSVKEIDFTTASTAISSKYHWVQVLQQQHALAYSRVKLRRTGNNVSGTTENVQVLALDLKDFGAGDIVLDGQTIKYNGGEKVLYLQHGAQWSIGKAPADTDKGIVRNGTLKEAFNHRMVFVYGTIGTAEENAWSLNKARYDAETWYYRGNGAVDIVADKDFKAGDYADRGVIIYGNATTNKAYSLLMKNSPVQMSRGKISVGDKNYTGDALAGYFMYPRMDSKIAAVAVIGGTGLKGMRAAEANQYFAGGSGFPDYMIFSVELLKGKETEVKTAGFYDNEWKLSAKDEISN